The Fructilactobacillus myrtifloralis genome contains a region encoding:
- a CDS encoding cation:proton antiporter: MGILEAVLILLGLVLISNVASHYITLVPVSLIQIALGVGMALCFNFKIDLDTTWFLLLFIAPLLYNDGREFPKKELWELRGPIFENAIWLVFFTTIVGGFLVNWLIPSMPLAVCFALIAILSPTDPVAVQSISKRVNLPKSILHLVSGESLINDASGLIAFKYAVAAVVTGYFSIYKAAGDFIYMSLMGLFIGWLLMQILLWVRNKLDSVHFHDAIFSVVLQLLTPFLIYVVAEDFLHASGVIAVVTAGILDHIQNKRVAGQTPEITLLTNRTWDIIVYCLNGVVFLILGIELPLAMKSVIKGNKYGTLQSIGYAFLIWFLILAIRVIWILGYQSFSYYVTKKEKKKPNFKTGLLAGLSGVRGAITMAGVLSVPAVIDTGAPFPDRALMLFIAAGVIVISLVAASVTLPLIAPGHGTLETRASSIKDDEPEDDNEEDNEKENNEYVSYGVAKLYMMNSAIAYLESNKTESNQRAVFDIIMDYEMAIRKQQRRFHNRPEMTKNLNETIALRRVALRGERNSIEQLYEQKLIGPDAYWIASRRLNQEEFRLSQATGAKQTKIKIHHLSLLARFLRLVKFWQWNQRESQKTKADLRLIQKVGSQGAINALNRFLNRDDINRKDFSAQNVHFLQVYYQNQIQEAKSFGDTEQEEQKYDRQVLELKTQALEAERKAIELLIENGHISRNMGLHLRQNVNYEETILLNDYKKESE; the protein is encoded by the coding sequence ATGGGCATTTTAGAAGCCGTGCTTATTTTGCTCGGCCTAGTTTTAATTTCCAACGTTGCCAGTCATTACATTACCTTAGTGCCAGTTAGTTTGATCCAAATCGCACTAGGGGTTGGAATGGCCCTCTGTTTCAACTTTAAAATCGATCTGGATACCACCTGGTTCCTCTTACTGTTCATCGCCCCATTGCTCTATAACGATGGACGTGAATTTCCCAAAAAGGAACTCTGGGAACTCCGGGGACCAATCTTTGAAAATGCCATTTGGTTGGTTTTTTTCACCACCATTGTTGGTGGGTTCCTGGTTAATTGGTTGATCCCATCGATGCCACTCGCCGTTTGTTTCGCTTTAATTGCGATCTTATCACCGACCGATCCGGTTGCGGTTCAGTCAATTTCAAAACGAGTTAACTTGCCCAAAAGCATCCTACACCTTGTCAGTGGTGAAAGTTTGATCAACGATGCAAGTGGTTTGATTGCCTTTAAATACGCCGTTGCCGCCGTGGTAACCGGCTACTTCTCGATCTACAAGGCGGCGGGAGACTTCATTTATATGTCCCTGATGGGCCTCTTCATCGGGTGGCTCCTCATGCAGATCCTTCTGTGGGTGCGCAATAAACTTGATAGTGTTCATTTTCATGACGCCATCTTTAGCGTGGTGCTGCAGTTACTGACCCCCTTTTTAATCTACGTGGTCGCTGAAGACTTCCTCCACGCCTCCGGAGTAATCGCCGTGGTGACAGCTGGAATCTTGGATCACATCCAAAATAAACGGGTGGCGGGTCAAACTCCTGAAATTACCCTGCTTACTAACCGGACGTGGGACATCATTGTGTACTGTCTAAACGGGGTGGTGTTCCTGATTCTCGGAATCGAGTTACCCCTAGCCATGAAGAGTGTGATTAAGGGGAACAAGTACGGAACCTTACAATCCATTGGGTATGCCTTTCTCATTTGGTTCCTGATTCTGGCCATTCGGGTCATTTGGATCTTAGGGTACCAATCCTTCTCATACTACGTGACCAAGAAGGAAAAGAAAAAGCCGAATTTTAAAACCGGTCTACTAGCCGGACTATCTGGAGTGCGGGGTGCCATTACCATGGCCGGGGTGCTCTCCGTTCCTGCTGTGATTGACACCGGGGCGCCCTTCCCCGACCGGGCGCTCATGCTCTTCATCGCCGCGGGCGTAATCGTGATTAGTTTAGTGGCGGCCTCCGTGACCCTCCCGTTAATTGCGCCGGGACATGGAACGCTTGAAACCCGGGCTTCGAGCATCAAAGATGATGAACCAGAAGATGACAACGAAGAGGATAACGAAAAGGAAAACAACGAATACGTTAGCTACGGGGTGGCCAAACTCTACATGATGAACTCCGCGATTGCGTACTTGGAATCCAACAAAACCGAATCAAACCAACGTGCTGTTTTCGATATCATCATGGACTACGAAATGGCAATTCGTAAGCAACAACGTCGGTTCCATAACCGGCCCGAAATGACCAAAAACCTGAACGAAACGATTGCGCTCCGTCGGGTAGCCCTGCGTGGAGAACGGAATTCGATTGAACAACTGTACGAACAAAAGTTAATCGGCCCAGACGCCTACTGGATTGCCTCTCGACGGCTGAATCAAGAGGAATTCCGCCTTTCCCAAGCCACTGGTGCTAAACAAACGAAAATTAAAATTCACCACCTGAGTTTGTTAGCCCGCTTCCTCCGGCTCGTTAAATTCTGGCAGTGGAACCAACGAGAAAGTCAAAAAACCAAGGCCGATCTGCGCTTGATTCAAAAAGTTGGCTCGCAGGGAGCCATTAACGCTCTAAACCGCTTCTTGAACCGGGATGATATCAACCGTAAGGACTTTTCGGCTCAAAACGTCCACTTCTTACAGGTGTACTACCAAAACCAAATTCAAGAAGCAAAATCGTTTGGCGATACGGAACAAGAGGAACAGAAGTACGATCGCCAGGTCTTGGAACTTAAAACCCAAGCCCTCGAAGCGGAACGGAAGGCCATTGAACTGTTGATTGAAAACGGCCACATTTCGCGTAACATGGGCTTACACCTCCGGCAAAACGTTAACTATGAAGAAACGATCCTATTAAATGA
- the guaA gene encoding glutamine-hydrolyzing GMP synthase, protein MPNPTKKHDSVVVLDFGSQYNQLITRRIREMGVYSELKPHTMSAADIKKMDPKAIIFSGGPNSVNGPNALGVDPEIFNLGLPILGICYGMQLMAHDLPGGETVTADNSEYGQANIDVTDHDSEFFKDMNNTQRVLMSHGDFVTKVPDGFSATATSASCPISAMADPERGFYAVQFHPEVNLTTEGREMLRHFVFDIAGAKANWSMDDFIEDEIQNIKDTVGDKRVLLGLSGGVDSSVVAVLLHRAIGDQLIPVFVDHGLLRKDEASQVLKSLGEDFGLNIDFVDASEHFLTKLKGVTDPEQKRKIIGKEFIETFSNEARKFKDVDFLAQGTLYTDVIESGTDTAQTIKSHHNVGGLPADLQFKLIEPLNKLFKDEVRELGEKLGMPKELVWRQPFPGPGLAIRVIGEVTPERLRMVRDSDAILRDEFAKTGLNKTVWQYFTALPGIRSVGVMGDERTYEEAVTIRAVTSVDGMTAEFAEVPWEVLGKVSKRIVDDVAGVNRVLYDITGKPPATIEYE, encoded by the coding sequence ATGCCAAACCCGACTAAAAAACATGACTCCGTCGTTGTTTTAGACTTCGGAAGTCAATATAACCAATTAATTACCCGCCGGATTCGGGAAATGGGGGTTTATTCCGAACTTAAACCCCACACCATGTCCGCTGCAGACATCAAAAAAATGGACCCAAAGGCGATCATCTTCTCAGGAGGACCCAACAGTGTCAACGGTCCCAACGCTTTGGGCGTAGATCCAGAAATTTTCAACCTGGGGCTCCCTATTCTTGGGATTTGTTACGGAATGCAACTCATGGCCCACGACCTTCCTGGTGGTGAAACCGTCACTGCTGACAACAGCGAGTACGGGCAAGCCAACATCGATGTCACCGACCATGATTCCGAGTTTTTCAAAGACATGAACAACACCCAACGGGTTCTAATGAGCCACGGTGATTTTGTCACCAAGGTGCCCGATGGTTTTTCAGCAACCGCCACCAGCGCTTCGTGCCCCATTTCAGCCATGGCCGATCCCGAACGGGGCTTTTATGCCGTGCAATTCCATCCGGAAGTGAACCTCACTACGGAAGGTCGCGAAATGTTGCGCCACTTTGTCTTTGACATCGCGGGTGCAAAAGCCAACTGGTCAATGGACGACTTCATCGAAGATGAAATTCAAAACATTAAGGACACCGTGGGTGACAAGCGCGTCCTCCTCGGTCTTTCTGGTGGAGTTGACTCATCCGTAGTGGCGGTCCTGTTACACCGAGCCATCGGTGATCAGTTAATCCCCGTGTTCGTCGATCACGGTCTGTTACGAAAAGACGAAGCCAGTCAGGTCCTCAAATCACTGGGTGAAGACTTCGGTCTCAACATTGACTTCGTCGATGCTAGCGAACATTTCCTCACCAAGCTCAAGGGCGTTACCGATCCCGAACAGAAACGGAAAATCATTGGTAAAGAATTCATTGAAACCTTCTCCAATGAAGCCCGTAAGTTTAAAGACGTGGACTTCTTAGCACAAGGAACCCTCTACACCGACGTGATTGAATCGGGAACCGATACAGCGCAAACCATCAAATCACACCACAACGTGGGCGGATTACCAGCTGACCTCCAGTTCAAACTAATTGAACCCCTCAACAAACTCTTTAAGGATGAAGTTCGGGAACTCGGAGAAAAGCTGGGAATGCCAAAGGAACTAGTTTGGCGTCAACCTTTCCCTGGCCCGGGATTAGCCATTCGGGTAATCGGAGAAGTTACTCCAGAACGCCTGCGGATGGTGCGCGATTCCGATGCCATTCTTCGGGACGAATTTGCCAAAACTGGATTGAATAAAACGGTTTGGCAATACTTCACCGCTCTCCCCGGTATTCGGAGCGTAGGGGTCATGGGCGACGAACGGACTTATGAAGAAGCCGTTACGATTCGAGCCGTTACCTCGGTCGACGGGATGACTGCTGAATTTGCCGAAGTTCCCTGGGAAGTATTAGGAAAAGTTTCTAAGCGAATCGTAGACGACGTTGCCGGAGTTAACCGCGTCCTCTATGACATCACGGGCAAGCCCCCTGCAACCATTGAATATGAATAA
- the guaB gene encoding IMP dehydrogenase, with protein sequence MNNWENKFGQHEALTYDDVLLVPAASDVLPYQVDLKTKLGKNLLLNIPVLSAAMDTVTEADMGIEMAKQGGLGVIHKNMTTAEQAAEVAKVKAAEVTGDQAAVDDQGRYLVAAAVGINDETFSRAQALFDAGADAIVLDSAHGHSKGVLTKISEIRNQFPDQTLIAGNIATAAGARALFEAGTDVVKVGIGPGSICTTRVVAGVGVPQITAAFECAAVAKEYGRQIIVDGGMQYSGDIAKALVAGGDAVMLGSMLAGTTEAPGKILESADGKQFKVYRGMGSIPAMEKGSSDRYFQGEVKSEKKLVPEGIEGKTAYKGDVSTILYQMMGGLRAGMGYVGAPTIAAMKEAQFVRISNAGLRESHPHDVLITKDAPNYHK encoded by the coding sequence ATGAATAATTGGGAAAACAAGTTTGGCCAACACGAAGCACTCACTTACGATGACGTGCTTTTGGTACCGGCAGCAAGTGATGTCTTGCCCTACCAGGTCGACTTAAAAACAAAATTAGGCAAAAACCTTCTGCTAAACATTCCGGTTCTTAGTGCCGCCATGGATACGGTAACGGAAGCGGACATGGGGATCGAAATGGCCAAGCAAGGTGGGCTTGGCGTAATCCACAAAAACATGACCACGGCGGAACAAGCCGCTGAGGTGGCAAAAGTGAAAGCTGCGGAAGTCACTGGTGACCAAGCTGCGGTAGATGACCAAGGTCGCTACCTAGTCGCTGCGGCCGTTGGGATTAACGACGAAACCTTTTCGAGAGCCCAAGCCCTCTTTGATGCGGGTGCTGATGCCATCGTCTTGGACTCTGCCCACGGACACTCGAAGGGCGTTCTGACTAAAATCTCAGAGATTCGGAACCAATTCCCCGACCAGACCCTGATTGCTGGAAACATCGCAACGGCAGCGGGGGCGCGGGCACTCTTTGAAGCCGGCACCGATGTCGTTAAAGTGGGCATTGGCCCCGGATCAATTTGTACAACCCGGGTGGTCGCCGGTGTCGGCGTGCCGCAAATCACCGCCGCGTTTGAATGTGCCGCCGTTGCCAAGGAATACGGTCGCCAAATCATCGTGGACGGCGGGATGCAATATTCCGGTGACATTGCTAAGGCCCTAGTCGCTGGTGGTGACGCCGTCATGCTCGGTAGCATGCTGGCCGGAACAACGGAAGCCCCCGGTAAAATTCTAGAAAGTGCCGATGGCAAACAGTTCAAAGTTTACCGGGGCATGGGCTCCATTCCAGCCATGGAAAAGGGCTCGTCCGATCGGTACTTCCAAGGCGAAGTAAAGTCAGAAAAGAAGCTCGTTCCTGAAGGAATTGAAGGGAAAACGGCATATAAAGGTGACGTTTCTACCATCCTTTACCAAATGATGGGTGGACTCCGAGCCGGAATGGGTTACGTCGGTGCTCCGACCATCGCTGCCATGAAAGAGGCCCAATTCGTGCGCATTAGTAATGCCGGCCTTCGCGAATCACATCCCCACGACGTCCTAATTACCAAGGATGCCCCTAATTATCACAAATAG
- the hisS gene encoding histidine--tRNA ligase, translated as MDGKFKRVRGMEDILPEQTAIWQRIEDTARNVFARYNYAEIRTPLVEKTDVFSRTSGDSSDIVTKQMYSFEDKGGRSITLRPEGTAGIVRSFVENKLFGPEHPKPVKTYYMGQMFRYERPGATHNREFHQIGCETIGAVSPQIDAEVIRLAIDIFQGLDIQDLRVELNTLGDDESRAAYRETLVEYFQQYRDELSSDSQRRLTQNPLRILDSKDRHDQAIVAGAPKLEASLNERSQRYFAALKQALDVLHVDYTVDDRLVRGLDYYTDTVFEIQAKAPAFGDEYTTICAGGRYNNMVQEFGGPEMGGVGFAFGEERLATVVQATAKEHAVDYFICTDTKDQDPETINRIFDDALAQAAQLREAGNVVEVNFQVRSMKSQKKEAFKLNAEHIVVVD; from the coding sequence ATGGACGGAAAATTTAAAAGAGTCCGCGGAATGGAAGACATCCTGCCGGAGCAAACGGCAATTTGGCAACGGATCGAAGACACAGCTCGGAACGTTTTCGCCCGGTATAACTATGCCGAAATTCGCACGCCCTTAGTGGAAAAAACGGATGTTTTTAGTCGTACATCTGGAGATTCGTCTGATATCGTGACAAAACAAATGTATTCATTTGAAGACAAAGGGGGCCGGAGCATCACGTTACGCCCAGAAGGGACCGCGGGAATCGTGCGTTCCTTTGTGGAAAACAAGTTGTTTGGTCCAGAGCACCCCAAACCCGTCAAAACGTATTATATGGGACAAATGTTTCGATACGAACGCCCCGGAGCCACGCATAACCGGGAATTTCATCAGATTGGTTGCGAAACGATTGGGGCGGTTAGTCCCCAAATCGATGCTGAAGTCATTCGCCTCGCGATTGATATTTTTCAAGGATTAGACATCCAGGATCTCCGGGTGGAACTTAACACCCTTGGTGATGATGAAAGTCGGGCTGCCTACCGAGAGACCCTGGTGGAATACTTTCAACAGTACCGGGATGAACTCAGTTCGGACTCGCAACGGCGCCTGACGCAGAACCCACTGCGAATTTTAGACAGTAAGGATCGGCATGATCAAGCAATCGTGGCAGGAGCACCGAAACTAGAGGCGAGTCTGAACGAACGGTCCCAACGGTACTTTGCGGCCCTAAAGCAGGCCTTAGACGTGTTACACGTGGACTATACCGTTGATGATCGTTTGGTTCGGGGCTTAGACTACTACACCGATACTGTGTTTGAAATCCAAGCCAAGGCCCCAGCCTTTGGGGATGAATACACCACGATCTGTGCCGGCGGTCGGTATAACAACATGGTCCAGGAATTTGGTGGCCCCGAAATGGGGGGAGTCGGCTTCGCATTTGGAGAAGAACGGCTTGCAACGGTGGTCCAAGCCACTGCGAAGGAACATGCCGTTGACTACTTTATTTGTACCGACACGAAGGATCAGGATCCAGAAACCATCAACCGGATTTTCGATGACGCGTTAGCACAGGCCGCGCAGTTACGAGAAGCTGGGAACGTGGTCGAGGTTAACTTTCAGGTTCGTAGTATGAAGAGTCAAAAAAAGGAAGCGTTCAAATTGAACGCGGAACACATTGTGGTCGTTGATTAA